From one Citrobacter sp. Marseille-Q6884 genomic stretch:
- a CDS encoding CoA transferase subunit B: MLTREQMAMRVARELRDGYYVNLGIGIPTLVANYIPDGMDVMLQSENGLLGMGPFPTEDELDADMINAGKQTVTAREGAAIFDSAQSFAMIRGGHVDLTVLGAFEVDTHGNIASWMIPGKMVKGMGGAMDLVAGAENIIVVMTHASKSGESKLLPACTLPLTGVACIKRVLTDLALLEIADGTFILRERAPGVSVDEIVARTAGKLVIPDHVPEMQFN, encoded by the coding sequence ATGTTAACGCGTGAACAAATGGCGATGCGTGTCGCCCGTGAGCTGCGCGACGGCTATTACGTCAACCTGGGGATCGGCATCCCGACGCTGGTGGCAAATTACATTCCCGACGGCATGGACGTGATGCTGCAATCGGAAAATGGCCTGCTCGGGATGGGACCATTCCCCACCGAAGACGAGCTGGATGCCGACATGATCAACGCAGGAAAACAGACCGTGACGGCGCGTGAAGGCGCAGCGATTTTCGACTCCGCGCAATCCTTCGCCATGATCCGCGGCGGTCATGTTGACCTGACGGTACTCGGCGCATTTGAGGTGGATACCCACGGCAATATCGCCTCGTGGATGATCCCGGGGAAAATGGTGAAAGGCATGGGAGGCGCGATGGATCTGGTGGCTGGCGCGGAAAATATCATTGTGGTGATGACCCACGCGTCCAAAAGCGGTGAGTCCAAATTGCTGCCTGCCTGCACCCTGCCGCTGACCGGTGTGGCCTGTATTAAACGTGTACTTACCGATCTGGCGCTACTGGAAATCGCCGATGGCACCTTCATTCTGCGCGAACGCGCGCCAGGTGTCAGCGTAGATGAGATTGTCGCCAGAACCGCAGGCAAGCTGGTCATCCCCGATCATGTCCCCGAAATGCAATTCAACTGA
- a CDS encoding CoA transferase subunit A, which yields MAGLDKRVATYQEALEGLTDNMTLLAGGFGLCGIPENLIAEVRRREVQGLTVVSNNCGVDGFGLGVLLETRQVRKVVASYVGENALFEQQVLSGELEAILTPQGTLAEQLRAGGAGIPAFFTATGYGTPVAEGKEVREFAGRPYIMEQAITGDFALVKGWKADWYGNVIYRHTAQNFNPLMAVAGRITVVEVEEIVPPGELDPAAIHTPGIYVNRIIQGQFEKRIEQRTLRHKGA from the coding sequence ATGGCTGGACTGGATAAACGGGTCGCCACGTATCAAGAGGCGCTGGAAGGACTGACCGACAACATGACGCTGCTGGCGGGCGGTTTTGGCTTATGCGGTATTCCTGAAAACCTGATTGCAGAGGTACGCCGCCGGGAGGTTCAGGGACTCACGGTCGTTTCAAACAACTGTGGCGTGGACGGTTTTGGTCTCGGCGTGCTGCTGGAGACACGTCAGGTACGCAAAGTAGTCGCCTCCTATGTGGGTGAAAATGCGTTGTTTGAACAACAGGTGCTGAGTGGCGAGCTGGAAGCCATTCTGACGCCGCAAGGGACGCTGGCAGAGCAGTTACGTGCAGGCGGCGCGGGGATCCCGGCCTTCTTCACTGCGACCGGATACGGGACGCCCGTGGCTGAAGGGAAAGAGGTTCGTGAGTTTGCCGGCCGCCCTTACATCATGGAACAGGCGATTACCGGTGATTTTGCGCTGGTTAAAGGCTGGAAAGCCGACTGGTACGGCAACGTTATTTATCGCCATACCGCGCAGAATTTTAATCCGCTAATGGCGGTGGCCGGGCGTATTACGGTCGTGGAAGTTGAAGAGATTGTCCCTCCCGGAGAGCTGGACCCTGCCGCGATTCACACCCCTGGGATTTACGTTAACCGCATCATTCAGGGGCAGTTTGAAAAACGTATTGAACAACGCACCCTACGCCACAAAGGAGCCTGA
- a CDS encoding LysR family transcriptional regulator: protein MRMSIKQLRAFLAVAHTLNFAHASERLNMSQPALSLAIKGLEDSLGGALLLRTTRKVILTQEGETLLTMGRQLLADWENTEEAMRQHFTLQRGKISIAAMPSFATNVLPPVLKTFRDCYGGINVTVHDVINEQVIEMVSEGRVEMGIAFEPDYSGHLHFTPLGMDRFIAIVPPSCRLAGRERITWKELLTLDFITLQRPSAVRLMLEEQLVQSGHALEVALESHQLVTIGRLVANGLGGSAVPALCRTQMTELGATCIELDSPVIQRRIGILRSAHHKLSTASEVLVDTLKKAYLA from the coding sequence ATGAGAATGAGCATCAAACAGTTACGCGCGTTTTTAGCGGTAGCTCACACTCTGAATTTTGCTCATGCCAGTGAACGGCTGAATATGTCACAGCCCGCGTTAAGCCTGGCGATTAAAGGTCTGGAGGACTCCCTGGGTGGGGCTTTACTGTTAAGAACCACCCGCAAAGTGATCCTGACGCAGGAAGGGGAAACGCTACTGACGATGGGGCGGCAACTGCTCGCTGACTGGGAAAACACCGAAGAAGCCATGCGCCAGCACTTTACGCTGCAACGCGGTAAAATCTCGATTGCCGCAATGCCTTCGTTCGCCACTAACGTGCTGCCGCCGGTACTCAAAACTTTCCGCGACTGCTACGGCGGCATCAACGTGACGGTTCATGACGTGATAAACGAGCAGGTCATCGAAATGGTGAGCGAAGGGCGTGTGGAAATGGGGATCGCTTTCGAACCGGACTATTCCGGGCACCTTCATTTTACACCGCTCGGGATGGATCGGTTTATTGCCATTGTTCCCCCCTCGTGCCGGTTGGCGGGTCGGGAACGGATTACCTGGAAAGAACTGCTGACGCTGGATTTCATTACGCTGCAGCGGCCATCTGCCGTACGTTTGATGCTTGAAGAGCAGTTGGTGCAGAGCGGCCACGCACTGGAAGTTGCGCTGGAGAGTCATCAACTGGTCACCATCGGGCGTCTGGTGGCAAATGGGTTAGGTGGCAGTGCGGTGCCCGCGCTCTGTCGTACACAAATGACCGAGCTCGGGGCAACCTGTATCGAACTGGACAGCCCGGTGATCCAGCGACGGATCGGCATCCTGCGTTCCGCACATCATAAGCTCTCCACCGCGTCCGAGGTGCTGGTAGACACGCTGAAAAAGGCCTATCTGGCCTAG
- a CDS encoding ABC transporter ATP-binding protein, whose protein sequence is MSDILLALDDVHVNFPARKNWLGKVTERVHALNGMDLQIRQGETLGIVGESGCGKSTLAQLLMGMLKPSQGNYSRHSTPQNRANNGMQMVFQDPLSSLDPRLPVWRIITEPVWIQQRSPERERRALAEELALQVGIRPEYLDRLPHAFSGGQRQRIAIARALSSKPDVIVLDEPTSALDISVQAQILNLLVSLQAQRKLTFVLISHNVSVVRHMSDRVAVMYLGQIVELGDAQQVLTHPAHPYTRLLLDSVPKTGMPLAENLVLRKTELPGNRTLPQGCFFRDRCPLATRGCENKQVLLKGETGHDVRCWRAAEIV, encoded by the coding sequence ATGTCTGATATTTTACTGGCGCTTGATGATGTCCACGTTAACTTCCCGGCTCGTAAAAACTGGCTGGGTAAAGTGACTGAGCGCGTGCATGCGCTTAATGGAATGGATTTACAGATCCGCCAGGGTGAAACGCTGGGAATTGTCGGTGAATCAGGGTGCGGGAAAAGTACGCTGGCGCAGTTGCTAATGGGCATGCTCAAGCCCAGTCAGGGGAACTACTCCCGCCATAGCACGCCACAAAACCGTGCGAACAACGGGATGCAGATGGTGTTCCAGGACCCGCTTTCGTCTCTGGACCCTCGCTTACCGGTCTGGCGGATCATCACTGAACCGGTGTGGATCCAGCAGCGAAGCCCGGAGCGGGAACGCCGGGCACTGGCTGAAGAACTGGCGCTGCAGGTAGGCATCCGACCGGAATATCTTGATCGTCTGCCACATGCGTTTTCTGGGGGACAGCGCCAGCGTATTGCCATCGCCAGGGCGTTATCCTCAAAGCCGGATGTAATTGTGCTCGACGAACCCACTTCGGCACTGGATATCTCCGTCCAGGCGCAAATCCTTAATCTGCTGGTATCGCTCCAGGCGCAAAGAAAACTGACCTTCGTGCTGATCTCGCATAACGTGTCCGTGGTGCGGCATATGAGCGATCGTGTGGCCGTGATGTACCTTGGGCAAATTGTTGAACTGGGCGATGCGCAGCAGGTATTAACTCACCCAGCTCACCCTTACACACGTCTGTTGCTCGATTCGGTTCCCAAAACCGGCATGCCGCTGGCTGAAAATCTGGTCTTGCGCAAAACCGAACTGCCGGGCAACCGTACCTTGCCGCAGGGGTGCTTTTTCCGCGACAGATGCCCGCTGGCGACTCGTGGCTGCGAGAATAAACAGGTCTTGCTGAAGGGGGAAACCGGACATGACGTCCGCTGCTGGCGAGCCGCCGAAATCGTCTAG
- a CDS encoding ABC transporter ATP-binding protein: protein MTQPVLEIEDLHLSFPGYKADVHALNHVSLHINRGEIVGVVGESGSGKSVTAMLAMRLLPEESYHIHQGRVLLLGEDVLNASEKQMRKWRGDRVAMIFQEPMTALNPTRRIGQQMVEVIRHHQSLSRGDARQKAIALLEEMQIPDAPEVMTRFPFELSGGMRQRVMIALAFSCEPDLIIADEPTTALDVTVQLQVLRLLRHKARASGTAVLFISHDMAVVSQLCDRLYVMYAGSVIESGPTQTVIEHPTHPYSIGLLKCAPEHGEPRTPLPAIPGTVPNLSCLPTGCAFRERCFAAGSQCEETPALRTQGRFEQQSACWYPQLETTHV, encoded by the coding sequence ATGACACAACCTGTACTGGAAATCGAAGATTTACACCTGAGCTTCCCCGGTTATAAGGCCGACGTGCATGCGCTGAACCATGTTTCGCTGCATATCAACCGGGGAGAGATTGTTGGCGTGGTTGGTGAATCCGGTTCCGGTAAATCGGTGACCGCCATGCTCGCCATGCGTTTGCTGCCGGAGGAAAGTTATCACATTCATCAGGGGCGCGTTTTGCTGCTTGGCGAAGATGTGTTGAACGCCAGCGAGAAACAGATGCGTAAATGGCGAGGTGACCGTGTGGCGATGATTTTCCAGGAGCCGATGACGGCGCTGAATCCAACCCGACGTATTGGGCAACAAATGGTCGAGGTCATTCGTCATCATCAGTCGCTCAGCCGTGGGGATGCCCGGCAGAAAGCCATTGCTTTACTGGAGGAGATGCAAATCCCGGACGCCCCGGAAGTCATGACGCGTTTTCCGTTTGAGCTTTCCGGCGGGATGCGCCAGCGCGTAATGATTGCGCTGGCCTTTTCCTGCGAACCGGATCTGATTATTGCCGATGAACCGACGACCGCGCTGGATGTGACGGTGCAACTGCAGGTGCTGCGGTTGCTCAGACACAAAGCGCGCGCCAGTGGAACGGCCGTACTGTTTATCAGCCATGATATGGCCGTGGTCTCGCAGCTGTGTGACAGGTTGTACGTCATGTATGCCGGAAGCGTCATTGAAAGTGGCCCGACGCAAACCGTCATTGAACATCCGACGCATCCCTACTCTATTGGCCTGTTGAAATGTGCGCCAGAACATGGCGAACCGCGGACACCGTTGCCTGCCATTCCGGGAACCGTACCCAACCTGAGCTGCCTGCCCACCGGATGCGCATTCCGTGAACGTTGCTTTGCCGCAGGATCCCAATGCGAAGAGACACCGGCGTTACGCACTCAGGGACGTTTTGAACAACAATCTGCCTGCTGGTATCCGCAACTGGAGACAACACATGTCTGA
- the ddpC gene encoding D,D-dipeptide ABC transporter permease yields the protein MMLSQETPATSPTTRRRTDWAKLFWMVKGSPLTLIGGMIIVLMLLLMVLSPWLTPFDPNAIDLSARLLAPSTTHWFGTDEVGRDLFSRVLVGSQQSIVAGLVVVGIAGGVGSLVGCLSGVMGGRADAVIMRVMDVMLSIPSLVLTMALAAALGPSLFNAMLAIAIVRIPFYVRLARGQTLVVRQFTYVQAARTYGASRWHLISWHILRNSLPPLIVQASLDIGSAILMAATLGFIGLGAQQPSAEWGAMVAIGRNYVLDQWWYCAFPGAAILITAVGFNLFGDGIRDLLDPKAGGKQS from the coding sequence ATGATGCTCTCACAAGAAACGCCCGCCACCTCCCCGACAACACGCCGTCGCACCGACTGGGCAAAACTGTTCTGGATGGTGAAAGGCAGTCCTCTGACGCTGATTGGCGGCATGATCATTGTATTGATGCTGCTGTTGATGGTGCTGTCACCGTGGCTCACCCCTTTCGACCCCAATGCTATCGACCTGAGCGCTCGCCTGCTTGCGCCTTCCACAACCCACTGGTTTGGCACTGACGAGGTGGGCCGCGATTTGTTTAGCCGCGTCCTGGTGGGCAGTCAGCAGTCGATCGTCGCCGGTCTGGTGGTTGTTGGCATCGCCGGCGGTGTGGGTTCTCTGGTCGGCTGTTTGTCCGGTGTGATGGGCGGACGGGCCGACGCTGTCATCATGCGCGTGATGGATGTCATGCTGTCGATCCCGTCACTGGTTCTGACGATGGCGCTCGCCGCTGCGCTGGGACCCAGCCTGTTTAACGCCATGCTGGCGATTGCGATTGTGCGTATCCCATTTTATGTCCGTCTGGCGCGCGGGCAAACTCTGGTGGTTCGCCAGTTTACTTACGTGCAGGCGGCTCGTACCTACGGCGCATCCCGCTGGCATCTGATCAGCTGGCATATATTACGTAATTCGCTGCCGCCGCTGATCGTGCAGGCCTCGCTGGACATTGGTAGTGCGATCCTGATGGCAGCCACGCTGGGATTTATCGGACTGGGGGCACAACAACCCAGCGCCGAATGGGGAGCGATGGTCGCGATTGGTCGCAACTATGTGCTTGACCAGTGGTGGTATTGCGCATTCCCGGGTGCCGCCATTTTGATCACTGCCGTGGGCTTTAATCTCTTTGGTGACGGTATTCGCGACCTGCTTGATCCGAAAGCCGGAGGAAAACAGTCATGA
- a CDS encoding ABC transporter permease gives MTFWSILRQRCWGLVLVVAGVCVITFIISHLIPGDPARLLAGDRASDEIVENIRQQLGLNQPLYVQFFRYVSDIFQGDLGTSIRTGRPVLDELRIFFPATLELAFCSLLLALIIGIPLGILSAVWRNRWLDHIVRLMAITGISTPAFWLGLGVIVLFYGHLQILPGGGRLDDWLDPPAHVTGFYLIDALLEGNGEVFFNALQHLILPSLTLAFVHLGIVARQIRSAMLEQLSEDYIRTARASGLPGWYIILCYALPNALIPSITVLGLALGDLLYGAVLTETVFAWPGMGAWVVTSIQALDFPAVMGFAIVVSFAYVLVNLVVDLLYLWIDPRIGRGGAE, from the coding sequence ATGACTTTCTGGAGCATTTTACGCCAGCGCTGCTGGGGACTCGTCCTGGTGGTTGCCGGTGTTTGCGTGATTACCTTTATTATTTCGCACCTGATCCCGGGTGACCCCGCGCGGCTGCTGGCGGGCGATCGCGCCAGCGATGAAATTGTCGAAAACATTCGCCAACAACTGGGGCTGAATCAACCGCTGTATGTCCAGTTTTTTCGCTACGTCAGCGATATTTTCCAGGGGGATTTGGGCACCTCGATTCGTACCGGACGCCCGGTGCTGGATGAACTGCGCATATTCTTCCCCGCCACGCTTGAGCTGGCTTTTTGTTCTCTTCTGCTGGCGCTGATTATCGGTATTCCGCTGGGCATTCTCTCTGCCGTCTGGCGTAACCGCTGGCTTGATCACATCGTTCGGTTAATGGCGATCACCGGCATTTCAACGCCCGCGTTCTGGCTGGGACTGGGCGTTATCGTTCTGTTTTATGGCCATCTGCAAATTTTACCCGGCGGTGGGCGGCTTGATGACTGGCTGGATCCGCCCGCACACGTCACCGGGTTCTACCTGATTGATGCGCTGCTGGAAGGGAATGGCGAGGTCTTCTTCAATGCGCTCCAGCATCTGATCCTGCCTTCTCTGACGCTGGCCTTTGTCCATCTGGGGATCGTCGCTCGCCAGATTCGCTCGGCCATGCTGGAGCAACTGAGTGAAGATTATATCCGCACCGCCCGCGCCAGCGGTTTACCAGGCTGGTACATCATTTTGTGTTACGCGCTACCGAATGCGTTAATCCCGTCAATCACCGTGCTGGGTCTGGCGCTGGGGGATCTGCTTTATGGTGCGGTGTTAACCGAAACAGTCTTCGCCTGGCCGGGCATGGGCGCCTGGGTGGTGACGTCGATTCAGGCACTCGATTTTCCGGCAGTAATGGGATTTGCCATTGTGGTCTCCTTTGCATATGTCCTGGTCAATCTGGTGGTGGACTTACTTTATCTGTGGATCGACCCACGTATCGGACGCGGAGGTGCTGAATGA
- a CDS encoding ABC transporter substrate-binding protein — translation MKTTPALTSFFRPALIAIALAAALPAAQAAVPKDMLVIGKAADPQTLDPAVTIDNNDWTVTYPSYQRLVQYKTEGDKGSTEVEGDLASGWKASDDQKEWTFTLKNDAKFADGTPVTADAVKQSFERLLKIGQGPAEAFPKDLKVEAIDASTVKFTLSQPFAPFLYTLANDGASIINPAILKEHAADDARGFLAQNTAGSGPFMLKSWQKGQQLVLVPNPHYAGSKPAFKRVSVKIIGESASRRLQLSRGDIDIADALPVDQLAALKQEGKVKVADYPSLRVTYLYLNNSKAPLNQVDLRRAISWSTDYKGMVKGILSGNGKQMRGPIPEGMWGFDQKAMQYSFDEAKAKAAWDKVATKPDSLSFLYSDNDPNWEPIALATQASLGKLGIKVKLEKLANATMRDRVGKGDYDIAIGNWSPDFADPYMFMNYWFESDKKGLPGNRSFYENSEVDKLLRSALSTTDQVARTNDYQQAQTIVIDEAAYVYLFQKNYQLAMNKEVKGFVFNPMLEQVFNISTMSK, via the coding sequence ATGAAGACTACACCTGCATTGACATCGTTTTTTCGCCCCGCTCTGATTGCCATTGCGCTGGCGGCCGCTTTGCCTGCCGCGCAGGCTGCTGTACCCAAAGATATGCTGGTCATTGGTAAAGCGGCCGACCCGCAGACGCTCGATCCCGCCGTCACCATCGACAACAACGACTGGACGGTGACCTATCCTTCCTATCAGCGCCTGGTGCAGTACAAAACCGAGGGAGATAAAGGCTCAACGGAAGTTGAAGGCGATTTAGCCAGCGGCTGGAAAGCGTCTGACGATCAGAAAGAGTGGACGTTCACACTGAAAAACGATGCCAAATTTGCCGACGGTACGCCTGTCACCGCAGACGCGGTGAAGCAGTCTTTTGAGCGTTTACTTAAAATTGGTCAGGGTCCTGCCGAAGCATTCCCGAAAGATCTGAAGGTGGAAGCCATCGATGCCAGTACGGTGAAATTTACCCTCAGCCAGCCCTTCGCGCCGTTCCTGTATACGCTGGCGAATGACGGTGCCTCCATCATCAACCCGGCAATCTTAAAAGAACATGCCGCTGACGACGCTCGTGGATTCCTCGCGCAAAACACAGCCGGATCGGGTCCCTTCATGCTGAAGAGCTGGCAAAAAGGACAGCAACTGGTGCTGGTGCCGAACCCACATTATGCTGGCTCAAAGCCCGCGTTTAAGCGTGTATCGGTAAAAATCATCGGTGAAAGTGCTTCCCGTCGCCTGCAGTTGTCGCGTGGGGATATCGACATTGCTGATGCGCTTCCCGTTGACCAACTGGCCGCCTTAAAACAAGAAGGTAAAGTCAAGGTCGCGGATTACCCTTCGCTGCGCGTGACCTACCTGTATCTGAATAACAGCAAAGCACCTCTTAATCAGGTGGATTTGCGCCGCGCTATTTCGTGGTCAACCGACTACAAGGGAATGGTAAAAGGTATTCTGAGTGGTAACGGGAAGCAGATGCGCGGCCCAATTCCTGAAGGGATGTGGGGCTTTGACCAAAAGGCCATGCAGTACAGCTTTGATGAAGCGAAAGCCAAAGCCGCATGGGATAAAGTGGCGACGAAGCCCGACAGTCTGAGTTTCCTTTACTCGGATAATGACCCTAACTGGGAGCCCATCGCGCTGGCTACCCAGGCCAGTCTCGGCAAGCTGGGGATTAAAGTGAAGCTCGAAAAACTGGCGAATGCCACCATGCGTGACCGTGTCGGTAAAGGGGATTACGACATCGCCATCGGCAACTGGAGCCCGGACTTCGCAGACCCGTATATGTTTATGAACTACTGGTTTGAGTCAGATAAGAAAGGCTTACCGGGTAACCGTTCATTCTATGAAAACAGTGAAGTCGATAAGCTGCTGCGTAGCGCGTTGTCCACCACCGATCAGGTGGCCCGAACCAATGATTATCAGCAGGCGCAAACCATCGTGATTGATGAGGCCGCCTACGTCTATTTATTCCAGAAAAACTACCAGCTGGCGATGAACAAAGAGGTTAAAGGCTTTGTATTCAATCCGATGCTGGAACAGGTCTTCAACATCTCCACCATGAGTAAGTAA
- the ddpX gene encoding D-alanyl-D-alanine dipeptidase produces MSDTPELVDLSVIFPSLHIDLKYATSDNITGAPIYREARCLLHTDAVSALAKSISIAQLAGLSLVVYDAYRPQQAQAVLWNACPDPQYVVDVAIGSNHSRGTAIDLTLMDERGNVLDMGADFDEMHDRSHAWHPSVPPAAQRNRLLLNAIMHGGGFVGISSEWWHFELPDAARYPLLDDHFACFPVPQITTQHAL; encoded by the coding sequence ATGTCAGATACCCCAGAGCTGGTCGATCTGTCAGTGATATTCCCGTCACTGCACATCGATCTCAAATATGCCACCTCCGATAACATTACCGGCGCGCCTATCTATCGGGAAGCGCGTTGCCTGTTACACACTGATGCGGTCTCAGCGCTGGCCAAAAGCATCAGTATTGCGCAACTGGCGGGTCTATCCCTGGTGGTGTATGACGCCTATCGCCCGCAACAGGCGCAGGCGGTGCTGTGGAATGCCTGTCCTGACCCGCAGTATGTCGTCGATGTGGCGATTGGCTCTAATCACAGCCGTGGCACGGCCATTGATTTGACGTTGATGGATGAGCGCGGCAACGTTCTTGATATGGGCGCGGATTTTGACGAAATGCACGACCGTTCTCACGCCTGGCACCCTTCTGTTCCCCCGGCAGCGCAGCGTAACCGGCTATTGCTCAATGCCATTATGCACGGCGGCGGCTTTGTCGGAATAAGCAGCGAATGGTGGCATTTTGAATTGCCTGACGCTGCGCGCTACCCGCTACTGGATGATCACTTTGCCTGTTTTCCTGTCCCACAAATAACAACACAACACGCCCTTTGA
- a CDS encoding MurR/RpiR family transcriptional regulator encodes MTSKPELFARVEQTFSQLTPSEKRVAGWLLAHAAQIPFETADGIARAAGTSGITVGRYLRKLGFRNLEDAKASLRELPVIPYQPWGMNERLDSWHQQQSLPDRANQSLLLEIDAITHVYQLAQGETFLRIAQRLAHAEAVYILGIQSTRGIANAFFSHLEYLRPKVIYSEGLSGSWVESLNSGFNQPYVVITDLRAYAATSRQYCRVASERNIPLALITDVWCPWARDYAIDLLQVKTDTGHFWDSLAPVSCLFNLLLSAVVAQLGDTLTGRLQTNRQLQQQFGQFEQ; translated from the coding sequence ATGACATCGAAACCTGAGTTATTTGCCCGCGTGGAACAGACATTCAGCCAGCTAACGCCCAGCGAAAAGCGTGTTGCCGGCTGGCTGTTAGCGCATGCTGCACAGATCCCGTTTGAAACAGCGGATGGCATTGCCCGGGCAGCGGGAACCAGCGGCATTACCGTCGGCCGCTACCTGCGTAAACTGGGTTTTCGTAATCTGGAAGATGCCAAAGCCAGTTTGCGCGAATTGCCCGTCATCCCCTATCAGCCCTGGGGAATGAACGAGCGTCTGGATTCCTGGCACCAGCAGCAGAGCCTGCCGGATCGCGCAAATCAGTCGCTGTTACTGGAAATTGATGCAATTACCCATGTCTACCAGCTTGCGCAGGGCGAGACCTTTTTGCGTATTGCCCAGCGGCTGGCGCATGCAGAAGCCGTCTATATTCTCGGGATCCAATCCACCCGGGGGATCGCCAACGCCTTTTTTAGTCATCTGGAATATTTACGGCCAAAAGTGATCTACTCAGAAGGCCTTTCCGGCAGCTGGGTTGAGTCGCTGAATTCAGGGTTTAACCAACCCTATGTGGTGATAACCGATCTGCGCGCCTACGCGGCAACGTCCCGTCAGTATTGCCGTGTCGCCAGTGAACGCAACATCCCACTGGCGCTGATTACCGATGTCTGGTGTCCATGGGCCAGAGACTATGCCATTGATTTATTACAGGTGAAAACCGACACCGGACATTTCTGGGATTCCCTTGCGCCCGTGAGCTGTCTGTTCAACTTATTACTCTCCGCAGTGGTGGCGCAACTGGGCGACACCCTTACGGGGCGCCTGCAAACCAACCGACAGTTACAACAACAATTTGGTCAATTCGAACAATAA
- the hdeB gene encoding acid-activated periplasmic chaperone HdeB, whose amino-acid sequence MNKFSLSTAGILVAALLTSVSVNAATDNAKTEVTPKGMSCQEFVDLNPQTMAPVAFWVLNEDEDFKGGDFVDYNETITTAVPLTVELCKKHPQSELSKIKDEIKKELSK is encoded by the coding sequence ATGAATAAATTCTCCCTTTCTACAGCAGGTATTCTGGTCGCAGCGCTGTTAACCAGTGTAAGCGTCAATGCAGCTACAGATAACGCCAAAACAGAGGTTACCCCGAAAGGCATGAGCTGCCAGGAATTTGTTGATTTGAACCCACAAACGATGGCTCCTGTGGCCTTCTGGGTACTGAATGAAGACGAAGACTTCAAAGGCGGTGACTTCGTAGACTATAACGAAACTATCACCACAGCGGTTCCTCTGACCGTTGAACTTTGCAAAAAACATCCGCAGAGTGAATTAAGCAAAATAAAAGACGAAATCAAAAAAGAATTATCTAAATAA